From a single Candidatus Binataceae bacterium genomic region:
- a CDS encoding hybrid sensor histidine kinase/response regulator, whose translation MDEVVSEFLIESHENLNQLDHDLVELEKDPRSTDLLASVFRTFHTMKGVSGFLNFARLERLAHAAEDMLSKLRDGALTLNEQITSALLASVDAVRQMLAAVEQSGTDGDGDYSALIERLHKLTSGEQVAAPENPASADVQNAATPPAPLVEAAAPAPKDPVARPRRKKKEAAPVVAAEPEPPVVEAAPLAAPVSVPEEKPEEVKPAPAQVEPALTKSAPLDPEPPAPAHIPVEVAAPKPAPARPAAVVPQPGAHPGAPREEHHESNNANAAAATTAASAAHAADSVIRVNVNLLDKLMNLVGELVLVRNQILQFSTGQQESAFLGTSQRLNLITTELQEGIMKTRMQPIGNIWSKFPRIVRDLALACNKQVRIEMEGEETELDKTLIEAIRDPLTHIVRNAIDHGVESSADRAAMGKPAEGRLFLRALHQSGQVIIEVGDDGAGIDFERVRNKALERGLISADQASRMTESESLKLIFLPGFSTADKVTNISGRGVGMDVVRTNIEKIGGTVDIHSRHGEGTTLRIKIPLTLAIIPALIVTCAEDRYAIPQISLIELVRLDSGDKDRRIETVHGASVYRLRGNLLPLVYLREVLKLPLCEQANESDASHIVVLQIADQLFGLVVDEVNDTEEIVVKPLGKHLKGMSAFAGATIMGDGRVALILDVLGIAQLATVAVESRESSRSDEQRAVARANDKRQALLLCRAGSAERIAVPLALVSRLEEFDRKEIEHAAGCNVVRYRERILPLVELSSLIDAGPSRCDESREQVQVVVFDDGLHRVGVVVDQIVDIVEEEAIATQLSGRPGLLGSALVAQKTTDFLDLRAVFEAARGSWYEAESAAELTHGSILLVDQSAFSRVLVRSYLEMAGHQVFEASGAAEAIEKLDHNQIDVAIVSANLPGNGPVFAQIRKRTSETHIPILGLADERGEKSAEAAQKYDAYHAKADRQAIIDAVAELIARRTQAPANSEQAEVQA comes from the coding sequence ATGGACGAGGTCGTTAGCGAGTTTTTGATCGAGAGCCACGAGAATCTAAACCAGCTCGACCACGACCTGGTCGAATTGGAAAAAGATCCGCGTTCAACAGACCTGCTGGCTTCGGTCTTTCGGACTTTTCATACCATGAAGGGCGTCTCCGGGTTTCTTAATTTCGCCCGTCTGGAGCGCCTTGCGCACGCCGCCGAGGACATGCTCAGCAAGCTGCGCGACGGAGCGCTCACGCTCAACGAACAAATCACTTCCGCGTTGCTGGCGAGCGTCGATGCTGTCAGGCAGATGCTCGCCGCGGTCGAGCAGTCGGGCACCGACGGCGATGGGGACTATTCCGCTCTTATTGAACGACTTCACAAGCTAACTAGCGGTGAGCAGGTCGCGGCGCCGGAGAACCCGGCATCCGCGGATGTTCAAAACGCCGCAACGCCGCCTGCTCCGCTTGTCGAGGCAGCGGCGCCCGCTCCGAAGGATCCGGTCGCCAGGCCGCGACGCAAGAAGAAGGAAGCCGCGCCCGTAGTTGCAGCCGAGCCCGAGCCGCCGGTCGTCGAGGCCGCGCCACTTGCCGCTCCGGTGAGCGTACCGGAGGAAAAGCCCGAGGAAGTAAAGCCTGCGCCCGCGCAGGTTGAACCCGCGCTGACGAAGTCCGCGCCACTGGACCCGGAGCCCCCGGCTCCGGCGCATATTCCCGTCGAGGTGGCTGCTCCGAAGCCCGCGCCGGCCAGGCCAGCCGCGGTAGTTCCACAGCCTGGAGCGCATCCAGGAGCCCCCCGCGAAGAACATCACGAGAGCAACAATGCGAACGCTGCTGCGGCGACCACCGCGGCCTCCGCGGCGCATGCCGCCGACAGCGTAATCCGCGTCAACGTCAACCTGCTCGACAAGTTGATGAACCTGGTTGGCGAGCTGGTGCTCGTGCGCAACCAGATTCTCCAGTTCTCGACCGGGCAGCAGGAGTCGGCGTTCCTTGGCACTTCGCAGCGCCTCAATCTGATCACGACCGAGTTGCAGGAAGGGATCATGAAGACCCGTATGCAGCCGATCGGAAATATCTGGAGCAAGTTCCCGCGCATCGTTCGCGACCTCGCGCTCGCTTGCAACAAGCAGGTGCGCATCGAGATGGAAGGCGAGGAAACCGAGCTCGACAAAACCTTGATCGAGGCAATTCGCGATCCGCTGACGCATATCGTGCGCAACGCGATCGACCACGGCGTGGAATCGTCCGCCGATCGGGCCGCCATGGGCAAGCCTGCCGAGGGCCGCCTGTTCCTGCGCGCGCTGCACCAGAGCGGCCAGGTGATCATCGAAGTCGGCGACGACGGCGCCGGAATTGATTTCGAGCGCGTCCGCAACAAGGCGCTGGAGCGCGGCCTCATCTCCGCCGACCAAGCCTCGCGCATGACTGAGAGTGAATCGCTCAAGCTGATTTTCCTGCCGGGGTTTTCAACCGCCGACAAGGTTACCAATATCTCGGGGCGCGGCGTCGGCATGGACGTCGTGCGCACCAATATCGAGAAGATCGGCGGCACCGTCGATATCCATAGCCGCCACGGCGAAGGCACCACGCTGCGTATCAAGATTCCTCTGACGCTCGCGATCATCCCGGCGCTGATAGTCACTTGTGCCGAGGATCGCTACGCCATTCCGCAGATCAGCCTTATCGAGCTCGTACGGCTCGACAGCGGCGACAAGGACCGCCGGATCGAAACAGTGCACGGCGCGTCGGTGTATCGCCTGCGCGGCAACCTGCTGCCTCTGGTTTACCTGCGCGAGGTTCTCAAACTGCCCCTGTGCGAGCAGGCTAACGAATCCGACGCGTCGCATATCGTCGTGCTGCAGATCGCCGATCAGCTCTTCGGCCTCGTAGTCGATGAGGTCAACGACACCGAAGAAATCGTCGTCAAGCCGTTGGGCAAGCATCTCAAGGGCATGTCGGCTTTCGCCGGCGCGACGATCATGGGCGACGGCCGCGTCGCGCTGATTCTCGACGTGCTCGGCATCGCGCAGCTCGCAACGGTCGCGGTCGAATCGCGCGAAAGCTCGCGCAGCGACGAGCAGCGCGCTGTCGCTCGCGCCAACGACAAGCGCCAGGCGCTGCTGCTATGCCGCGCCGGCTCGGCGGAGCGTATCGCGGTGCCACTCGCGCTGGTGTCGCGTCTAGAGGAATTCGATCGCAAGGAAATCGAGCACGCCGCGGGATGCAACGTTGTGCGTTATCGCGAACGAATCCTCCCGCTCGTCGAGCTCAGCTCGCTCATCGACGCGGGTCCTTCGCGATGCGATGAAAGCCGCGAGCAGGTCCAGGTCGTCGTCTTCGACGACGGTCTGCATCGGGTCGGCGTGGTCGTCGATCAGATCGTCGACATCGTTGAGGAGGAAGCGATTGCGACTCAGCTCAGCGGCCGTCCGGGTCTGCTCGGCTCGGCCCTGGTAGCGCAGAAAACCACCGACTTCCTCGACCTGCGGGCGGTGTTCGAAGCGGCGCGCGGCTCCTGGTACGAGGCCGAATCGGCCGCCGAACTGACGCACGGCTCCATCCTGCTGGTCGATCAATCGGCCTTCTCGCGAGTTCTCGTCCGCAGCTATCTCGAGATGGCCGGACACCAGGTTTTTGAGGCGAGCGGGGCTGCAGAAGCGATCGAAAAGCTCGACCACAATCAGATCGACGTGGCGATAGTATCGGCCAATCTGCCCGGCAACGGCCCCGTGTTCGCGCAAATCCGCAAGCGCACCAGCGAAACTCATATCCCCATACTTGGTCTTGCCGATGAACGCGGCGAGAAATCGGCTGAAGCGGCGCAGAAGTACGACGCCTATCACGCCAAGGCCGATCGCCAGGCAATCATCGACGCGGTGGCTGAACTGATCGCTCGGCGAACTCAAGCTCCCGCAAATTCCGAACAGGCCGAAGTACAGGCCTGA
- a CDS encoding chemotaxis protein CheW encodes MQAQNNQTNGEPQAGTTGGQFTTFYVNGMLFGVEVVKVQEVFRAQATTRVPLAPAVVSGLINLRGQIVTAIDMRRRLNLPPRGSDQKPMNIVVRTAEEPVSLWVDEIGDVVEVDAASFERRPQNVDPQVCDLIRGVYKLKDKLLLILDTASIAQSDVREHVN; translated from the coding sequence ATGCAAGCGCAAAACAATCAGACAAACGGCGAACCGCAGGCCGGCACCACCGGCGGCCAGTTCACGACCTTCTACGTCAACGGCATGTTGTTCGGTGTCGAAGTAGTAAAGGTCCAGGAAGTATTCCGCGCGCAGGCGACCACCCGCGTTCCGCTCGCGCCCGCAGTAGTAAGCGGACTTATCAACCTGCGCGGACAAATCGTAACCGCGATCGATATGCGGCGCAGGTTAAACCTGCCGCCGCGCGGCTCCGATCAGAAGCCGATGAACATAGTAGTGCGTACGGCGGAGGAACCGGTCAGCCTCTGGGTCGACGAAATCGGCGATGTAGTGGAAGTCGACGCGGCCAGCTTCGAGCGCCGTCCGCAGAACGTCGATCCCCAGGTCTGCGACCTGATTCGCGGAGTCTACAAGCTCAAGGACAAGCTATTGCTGATACTGGATACCGCAAGCATTGCTCAGTCGGATGTTCGTGAACACGTCAACTGA